A genome region from Bradysia coprophila strain Holo2 chromosome X unlocalized genomic scaffold, BU_Bcop_v1 contig_98, whole genome shotgun sequence includes the following:
- the LOC119070564 gene encoding SPRY domain-containing protein 7, whose translation MFCCLRFCLNNTLSRPKTTGHSSNIDRIKLDSAHMGHEVVIVKDGCRICGSGGALTSAPLVQSKSYFEVKLQQNGHWSVGLATRKTDLNKTKGGTDKESWCLGSDNLVLHDNIEVHKLSMKSNDICSSLDNINGTTVIVPESQSNETGIPCEGDTLGVAYDHVELNFYLNGKKLDIPVLNVKGTVYPVLFVDDGAILDIILDDFNYGPPPGFEKIMIEQSLL comes from the exons ATGTTTTGCTGCTtaagattttgtttgaataataCGTTGAGTCGTCCTAAAACTACCGGTCACAGCTCTAATATTGACAGAATTAAGCTGGACAGTGCACATATGG GACATGAAGTTGTTATAGTGAAAGATGGCTGTCGCATTTGTGGGTCTGGCGGCGCCCTGACTAGTGCTCCGTTAGTACAATCAAAATCCTACTTTGAAGTGAAATTACAGCAAAATGGTCACTGGTCGGTTGGTTTGGCAACGAGGAAAAcggatttaaataaaacaaaaggcGGAACCGACAAGGAGTCGTGGTGCTTGGGATCTGATAATTTAGTTTTACATGACAACATCGAAGTCCACAAATTGTCGATGAAATCGAATGACATATGCAGTTCATTGGACAATATCAATGGGACCACTGTTATTGTGCCGGAATCTCAATCGAACGAAACGGGTATACCATGCGAGGGCGACACGTTAGGTGTGGCATACGATCatgtggaattaaatttttatttgaacggGAAGAAGTTAGACATTCCAGTGTTAAATGTTAAAGGAACCGTCTATCCGGTGCTGTTCG TGGATGACGGAGCAATACTGGACATCATACTGGACGACTTTAATTACGGGCCACCGCCTGGTTTCGAGAAAATAATGATCGAACAATCGCTACTCTAA
- the LOC119070556 gene encoding uncharacterized protein LOC119070556 isoform X2 → MKRVLRSAASVSDAKNGLQSPKQTLANSRPLRRLKDATRKGNKENATTTGKKNFPKNVAQPLQEKNSVPLQPKNDKTTLSSSSARTSKPEKPSPTGDTVPTNAASKPRNRRKQLVDDEKRTGEEIVTETNAKGIIDQPSVTLAPDKSIESVTIRKVKQSKNQQLHSSEKDADRQGDREKSSAQDTLAVDNPTKKTRKNTDEQKVVEKNTTIKPAVPFTTKTRSATKHSGESNVSSLRGTRSRKPKTPTTKTPTTKKPTVTTRSDEKKIKANTPHASNVKVGHNQKKKSAKPVVPKPKTNAGSTAQPDVESTQFVTVRRNRKEQAKPARENDGKPPPKVAVISNVTTRRRRANSQTVAEDNAKDATISKRKRSQSVYEIVPNEKKKMEPKSNVDAIVSPPKKRRITTKEDPKTVGAVTKQQQPELLVNRSSASDSSDQSNASAVPIYKRINSTNNNTVNSGFDFESNSQENTLNGDEETQKVLAKLVADNKAAIAKRKGNRKNGGVTKVKGNTTRSKHIEKVRSVLMNGLKELKTRTTNESASNVTKRRVIPEPPIKSLRKEKIYTNPVIVLDLEDKGSVSAEDSSSYCQKNDKVLPNEQQSILEDDMVDDLVDDIQFDVEVNASIHKLSNLLKSNTTPTETPPKRFAATYTGPGKESTLHQSTPVQIVNAGNASPWRLNSDGVKYPSNVFSRYSECEKSPIKSGDVTKVAAAVRSPAKKPRPPLTKKPLTHKLSETEKPKTLESDIRNAFGFASDDDGDDECYPHRPSLPALNISAIAPHVNASRKKPATLATSTMKSTKDSTETATASSNYFKMPSNAFKMFGSIRAAVQLLKNTQTSVPKPKSQSKISTHFGDASKPSASRGAKMNVNTLTTNKNDATRLIESSETEVTTSYFDKDAPSLFETTWLTADDKPHRSYSRVTKREPKRQKEYKSILTDDESDCGDSVVQKRTKRTKPKDDKHQEELRQFEEIMNSDFMDIDRFEIITERSVSSSNI, encoded by the exons TCATCAGCCCGAACATCCAAACCGGAGAAGCCGTCACCGACTGGTGACACCGTTCCAACCAATGCCGCTTCCAAACCAAGAAATCGTAGGAAACAATTGGTAGACGATGAGAAGCGTACTGGAGAGGAAATCGTCACAGAAACAAATGCAAAAGGCATCATAGATCAACCATCGGTGACATTGGCACCGGACAAATCAATTGAATCGGTGACGATTCGGAAAGTGAAGCAATCAAAGAATCAGCAATTGCACAGCTCAGAAAAGGATGCAGATCGTCAAGGTGATCGGGAAAAATCATCAGCACAAGACACGCTTGCTGTTGATAATCCAACAAAGAAAACTCGTAAAAACACCGACGAACAAAAAGTGGTCGAGAAGAACACCACAATTAAGCCGGCAGTTCCATTCACAACCAAAACGAGATCTGCTACAAAACATTCTGGTGAATCCAATGTCAGTTCTTTACGTGGTACACGTTCTCGTAAACCG aaaacaccaacaacaaaaacaccaACAACAAAGAAGCCAACAGTTACGACTAGGTCAGACGAGAAAAAGATCAAAGCCAACACTCCACATGCCAGTAATGTGAAAGTAGGACACAATCAGAAGAAAAAGTCTGCCAAGCCAGTAGTGCCCAAACCGAAAACAAATGCAGGATCAACTGCACAACCAGACGTCGAATCTACTCAGTTTGTTACAGTCCGACGGAATCGTAAAGAACAGGCGAAACCGGCAAGAGAAAACGATGGCAAACCGCCACCGAAGGTGGCTGTAATCTCAAATGTCACAACGAGACGACGACGTGCCAACAGTCAAACTGTTGCCGAGGATAATGCAAAAGACGCAACCATTTCTAAAAGGAAACGGTCACAGTCCGTTTACGAAATTGTTCCAaacgaaaagaagaaaatggaGCCAAAGTCAAATGTCGATGCCATAGTGTCTCCACCGAAAAAGCGGAGAATTACCACAAAAGAGGATCCGAAAACGGTCGGTGCAGTAACCAAACAGCAACAGCCGGAACTGTTGGTTAATCGAAGCAGTGCAAGTGATTCGTCGGATCAATCAAATGCATCGGCCGTGCCCATATACAAGCGCATCAATAGCACCAACAACAATACCGTGAACAGTGGTTTTGATTTCGAGTCGAACTCTCAAGAAAATACGTTGAACGGTGACGAAGAGACGCAAAAGGTTCTAGCAAAATTGGTTGCCGATAACAAGGCTGCCATTGCGAAACGAAAGGGAAATCGAAAGAACGGAGGAGTGACGAAGGTGAAGGGTAATACTACCCGATCAAAACACATTGAGAAAGTGCGTTCCGTCTTGATGAATGGATTAAAGGAACTAAAAACACGTACTACGAATGAGTCTGCGTCTAATGTTACAAAAAGGCGAGTAATTCCTGAACCACCGATTAAGTCGTTGcgaaaggaaaaaatctacacaAACCCAGTAATTGTACTTGACCTGGAGGACAAAGGAAGCGTCAGCGCAGAAGATTCCTCAAGCTATTGTCAGAAAAACGATAAAGTTCTACCGAacgaacagcaatcaattctGGAGGATGATATGGTGGACGATCTAGTGGATGATATACAATTTGATGTTGAAGTCAATGCGAGCATTCATAAGCTATCGAATCTACTAAAATCGAATACTACACCAACCGAGACACCACCAAAACGTTTCGCGGCTACGTACACAGGCCCGGGAAAGGAAAGTACACTCCATCAGTCGACACCCGTACAAATTGTAAATGCTGGTAATGCGTCTCCTTGGCGACTCAATTCAGACGGTGTAAAATACCCAAGCAATGTCTTTTCGCGATACAGTGAATGTGAAAAATCACCGATCAAAAGTGGAGATGTCACAAAAGTTGCAGCAGCAGTGAGGTCACCAGCTAAAAAGCCGCGTCCACCACTGACAAAGAAACCACTTACACATAAGTTGTCCGAg ActgaaaaaccgaaaacgCTTGAAAGCGACATACGAAATGCTTTCGGATTCGCCAGCGACGATGACGGCGATGATGAATGTTACCCGCACAGGCCGAGTCTACCAGCCCTTAACATTTCTGCCATTGCACCGCACGTAAATGCTTCTCGAAAGAAACCAGCAACGCTGGCAACTTCGACAATGAAGTCGACAAAGGATTCCACGGAGACGGCAACCGCTTCATCGAATTACTTCAAAATGCCGTCAAATGCCTTCAAAATGTTCGGTAGTATCCGAGCAGCGGTACAATTGCTGAAAAATACCCAAACATCCGTGCCAAAGCCAAAAAGTCagagcaaaatttcgactcaTTTCGGTGATGCATCCAAGCCGTCTGCTTCGAGAGGAGCCAAAATGAACGTGAACACATTGACCACAAACAAAAACGATGCGACGAGATTGATAGAGTCTAGTGAGACTGAAGTAACAACATCATACTTTGACAAGGACGCTCCCAGTTTATTTGAGACAACCTGGTTGACAGCTGACGAT AAACCGCATCGTAGCTATTCAAGGGTTACAAAACGCGAACCCAAGCGTCAGAAAGAGTACAAAAGCATTCTTACAGACGATGAAAGTGATTGTGGAGACTCCGTTGTACAAAAGCGAACAAAGAGAACCAAACCGAAGGATGATAAGCATCAG GAGGAGCTCCGACAATTTGAAGAGATTATGAATTCGGATTTCATGGATATAGACAGATTTGAGATAATTACGGAGAGAAGTGTATCCAGCTCGAATATATAA
- the LOC119070556 gene encoding uncharacterized protein LOC119070556 isoform X1, protein MKRVLRSAASVSDAKNGLQSPKQTLANSRPLRRLKDATRKGNKENATTTGKKNFPKNVAQPLQEKNSVPLQPKNDKTTLSSSSARTSKPEKPSPTGDTVPTNAASKPRNRRKQLVDDEKRTGEEIVTETNAKGIIDQPSVTLAPDKSIESVTIRKVKQSKNQQLHSSEKDADRQGDREKSSAQDTLAVDNPTKKTRKNTDEQKVVEKNTTIKPAVPFTTKTRSATKHSGESNVSSLRGTRSRKPKTPTTKTPTTKKPTVTTRSDEKKIKANTPHASNVKVGHNQKKKSAKPVVPKPKTNAGSTAQPDVESTQFVTVRRNRKEQAKPARENDGKPPPKVAVISNVTTRRRRANSQTVAEDNAKDATISKRKRSQSVYEIVPNEKKKMEPKSNVDAIVSPPKKRRITTKEDPKTVGAVTKQQQPELLVNRSSASDSSDQSNASAVPIYKRINSTNNNTVNSGFDFESNSQENTLNGDEETQKVLAKLVADNKAAIAKRKGNRKNGGVTKVKGNTTRSKHIEKVRSVLMNGLKELKTRTTNESASNVTKRRVIPEPPIKSLRKEKIYTNPVIVLDLEDKGSVSAEDSSSYCQKNDKVLPNEQQSILEDDMVDDLVDDIQFDVEVNASIHKLSNLLKSNTTPTETPPKRFAATYTGPGKESTLHQSTPVQIVNAGNASPWRLNSDGVKYPSNVFSRYSECEKSPIKSGDVTKVAAAVRSPAKKPRPPLTKKPLTHKLSETEKPKTLESDIRNAFGFASDDDGDDECYPHRPSLPALNISAIAPHVNASRKKPATLATSTMKSTKDSTETATASSNYFKMPSNAFKMFGSIRAAVQLLKNTQTSVPKPKSQSKISTHFGDASKPSASRGAKMNVNTLTTNKNDATRLIESSETEVTTSYFDKDAPSLFETTWLTADDQKPHRSYSRVTKREPKRQKEYKSILTDDESDCGDSVVQKRTKRTKPKDDKHQEELRQFEEIMNSDFMDIDRFEIITERSVSSSNI, encoded by the exons TCATCAGCCCGAACATCCAAACCGGAGAAGCCGTCACCGACTGGTGACACCGTTCCAACCAATGCCGCTTCCAAACCAAGAAATCGTAGGAAACAATTGGTAGACGATGAGAAGCGTACTGGAGAGGAAATCGTCACAGAAACAAATGCAAAAGGCATCATAGATCAACCATCGGTGACATTGGCACCGGACAAATCAATTGAATCGGTGACGATTCGGAAAGTGAAGCAATCAAAGAATCAGCAATTGCACAGCTCAGAAAAGGATGCAGATCGTCAAGGTGATCGGGAAAAATCATCAGCACAAGACACGCTTGCTGTTGATAATCCAACAAAGAAAACTCGTAAAAACACCGACGAACAAAAAGTGGTCGAGAAGAACACCACAATTAAGCCGGCAGTTCCATTCACAACCAAAACGAGATCTGCTACAAAACATTCTGGTGAATCCAATGTCAGTTCTTTACGTGGTACACGTTCTCGTAAACCG aaaacaccaacaacaaaaacaccaACAACAAAGAAGCCAACAGTTACGACTAGGTCAGACGAGAAAAAGATCAAAGCCAACACTCCACATGCCAGTAATGTGAAAGTAGGACACAATCAGAAGAAAAAGTCTGCCAAGCCAGTAGTGCCCAAACCGAAAACAAATGCAGGATCAACTGCACAACCAGACGTCGAATCTACTCAGTTTGTTACAGTCCGACGGAATCGTAAAGAACAGGCGAAACCGGCAAGAGAAAACGATGGCAAACCGCCACCGAAGGTGGCTGTAATCTCAAATGTCACAACGAGACGACGACGTGCCAACAGTCAAACTGTTGCCGAGGATAATGCAAAAGACGCAACCATTTCTAAAAGGAAACGGTCACAGTCCGTTTACGAAATTGTTCCAaacgaaaagaagaaaatggaGCCAAAGTCAAATGTCGATGCCATAGTGTCTCCACCGAAAAAGCGGAGAATTACCACAAAAGAGGATCCGAAAACGGTCGGTGCAGTAACCAAACAGCAACAGCCGGAACTGTTGGTTAATCGAAGCAGTGCAAGTGATTCGTCGGATCAATCAAATGCATCGGCCGTGCCCATATACAAGCGCATCAATAGCACCAACAACAATACCGTGAACAGTGGTTTTGATTTCGAGTCGAACTCTCAAGAAAATACGTTGAACGGTGACGAAGAGACGCAAAAGGTTCTAGCAAAATTGGTTGCCGATAACAAGGCTGCCATTGCGAAACGAAAGGGAAATCGAAAGAACGGAGGAGTGACGAAGGTGAAGGGTAATACTACCCGATCAAAACACATTGAGAAAGTGCGTTCCGTCTTGATGAATGGATTAAAGGAACTAAAAACACGTACTACGAATGAGTCTGCGTCTAATGTTACAAAAAGGCGAGTAATTCCTGAACCACCGATTAAGTCGTTGcgaaaggaaaaaatctacacaAACCCAGTAATTGTACTTGACCTGGAGGACAAAGGAAGCGTCAGCGCAGAAGATTCCTCAAGCTATTGTCAGAAAAACGATAAAGTTCTACCGAacgaacagcaatcaattctGGAGGATGATATGGTGGACGATCTAGTGGATGATATACAATTTGATGTTGAAGTCAATGCGAGCATTCATAAGCTATCGAATCTACTAAAATCGAATACTACACCAACCGAGACACCACCAAAACGTTTCGCGGCTACGTACACAGGCCCGGGAAAGGAAAGTACACTCCATCAGTCGACACCCGTACAAATTGTAAATGCTGGTAATGCGTCTCCTTGGCGACTCAATTCAGACGGTGTAAAATACCCAAGCAATGTCTTTTCGCGATACAGTGAATGTGAAAAATCACCGATCAAAAGTGGAGATGTCACAAAAGTTGCAGCAGCAGTGAGGTCACCAGCTAAAAAGCCGCGTCCACCACTGACAAAGAAACCACTTACACATAAGTTGTCCGAg ActgaaaaaccgaaaacgCTTGAAAGCGACATACGAAATGCTTTCGGATTCGCCAGCGACGATGACGGCGATGATGAATGTTACCCGCACAGGCCGAGTCTACCAGCCCTTAACATTTCTGCCATTGCACCGCACGTAAATGCTTCTCGAAAGAAACCAGCAACGCTGGCAACTTCGACAATGAAGTCGACAAAGGATTCCACGGAGACGGCAACCGCTTCATCGAATTACTTCAAAATGCCGTCAAATGCCTTCAAAATGTTCGGTAGTATCCGAGCAGCGGTACAATTGCTGAAAAATACCCAAACATCCGTGCCAAAGCCAAAAAGTCagagcaaaatttcgactcaTTTCGGTGATGCATCCAAGCCGTCTGCTTCGAGAGGAGCCAAAATGAACGTGAACACATTGACCACAAACAAAAACGATGCGACGAGATTGATAGAGTCTAGTGAGACTGAAGTAACAACATCATACTTTGACAAGGACGCTCCCAGTTTATTTGAGACAACCTGGTTGACAGCTGACGAT CAGAAACCGCATCGTAGCTATTCAAGGGTTACAAAACGCGAACCCAAGCGTCAGAAAGAGTACAAAAGCATTCTTACAGACGATGAAAGTGATTGTGGAGACTCCGTTGTACAAAAGCGAACAAAGAGAACCAAACCGAAGGATGATAAGCATCAG GAGGAGCTCCGACAATTTGAAGAGATTATGAATTCGGATTTCATGGATATAGACAGATTTGAGATAATTACGGAGAGAAGTGTATCCAGCTCGAATATATAA